AATACGCTAGAGAACCAGTCATGGAATACACTATTCAGCAGGTTTTCTCAAGACAGATTCTTCAAACCCGGAAGTGATCTCAGAAGCATCTTTGAAGAGCTGACAGACGGAACCTTCGAAGACCTGGTAATGATTCCTGACAAATCTTCGCCAAACACTTATCTAGCAGTGGTTATTACTTCAAACGGAGCCATGAAATCATACTTTTGGGGTGTCATAAGCCCGAGGTATTTCAGTAACTGGTCGAGGTTTGTCTTAGAAAGCAACTCAACAGCTCAGTGGTTTCCCGGTTCAGTAATATATGGCCCTACTTTCCTGGGTTCGACGGGTCAAGGAGGGGCCGGAAATGGTGGATTGCGAATGATAGCGACTATTCCTCCTGGTTCCGGCGATCTTTCCATTTACGGACCGATTTTCAATGGTGAGATCTGGTATGAAAATTCGAATCTAGATTTGACAGGTTCATGGACCGGAAGAAAAACAATACGGGTCGATACAAATGGAGATGGAGTTTATGATGAAACGTATAACAACAAGGACTATGCAATACATGTTGAGAACGGTGAAACATGGATCTATCTTGGAGGATTCAATGAGATTATCGTTGCCGAAAGTTATTCGGAAGTCAGTGGAGAATTGAGAGTAAAAGGTAAGATAGAGAATTTCGTGAACAACTCAAAAGGGGAATTTAACGACCGTTTCATCCCGTGGTTCATTAAAGCCGGAAGTATGAAGGTTGATCAGGAGACAATCACGGAACTTGAAAAGCGATTCGATGAAATGGAGGATTACTATCAAAGTCACTACTCAAATACGACATCGCTGGAAGACATGTTGAATGCACTTGAGAGAGGCAGCGTCTTACCTCAGAATTCTCTTGGCCTCTACTTGAGGGACACCGAGAGAAGCTCCGGTTCCCAAGTGACCGAAAGCGAAACAACCGAATTGATCAAGGATGAAAATACTCAATGGCTAATGAACCTTCTTGTCAATGACGAGGATTTCCTAGATCTTTTCAGAGACTGGATAATCGATAATAATGAACGGAAGTTGTCTGCTAACTTCATTCTCAATAACGATTTAACTAGTGAAGATTTCACGTACGATGAGTTGAGGCAGGTAGTCAATAGTGATTACGTAACGCTCTCGGTGAATGAATCCCCGATCATTGAGGAGAGAAGAACGATTATTCAAACTGAAATTACTAGTGGTGTCAGAATACTGGACAATGCGGATAGTGTGGATATGTCGTCAGATGTTCTTTTTGGAGCACCTCTGAACAATCTTGTAGGCACAGGCGGGTTCGAGAGTTCAACTCCCTATTCAGTGATCAGGTTCAAGTGGAATAGGGAAGTCAGAACGTCCGTCAATCATCAAGTCAGGGAAAGATCTAGAACTATTAGTAGGTATCCTCTCGAATACGAAAATGGTCCGATTAGTTTCACGCTTAATTTCACAGGTTGGAAATGGAAAAAAGAATGGCAATGGGAATGGCCGGGTGGATGGATTCAGCAATGGCAAAGAGTTAGGCAAGGGTGGCAATATCAAATAAAGCAATGGGACAATAATTACAGTGTGAATGGTCCAACGACTGTCTCTTCCTGGTCTGACTGGAATTATTCTGAATGGTCCGAATGGAATGTTATAAGTGGAAGTGGTGGTCAAGGGAGAAAAGTTGCAGATGCAGATGTTGAGATGTATTTTATAACTCCATCCAGCGGTTTTTCTGCGATGAACTTCGATACTACCGTCATAATGAAAGTCAACTCGGACGATGAGGACTACCCTTCCTTTACAACCGAAGCCACCAGTTTCTTGAACAAAGGGTATTACGTGGTTGAGGAAGACATATCTACCGGTGGTTCAGGAATAACCGGAGGCATTGGAAAGACGCTCGGGAGAGAAGCTTCGGTAATCGACGGGAAATACACTATAAGATCTAAGCAGGGAGATATCAAGCTTTATGGCGACATTCTTTACTACGATATGTTGAGCGATAACACTTTTAGAGGCTATGTAAATCAGCCAGGACTGGAATTTGCGGCTGATTACGATCCCAACACTTCCGCGACCAACTTGAACGATATGATCAACCTGGTAGCTACCGATGGAAATATAATCATTCCTTTCCAGGATACTAAGGAAGGAAAAGACGCTATAAGAAATATAAAACTCTTCTCAAATCTCTTCGCTTTTGGTAAGAATAGCGGTCACAGTAATACGGGTCAGATTCTCATTGAAAATTACGATCGTTATAGTGTTAATCTCGGATACAGGCATGTATTCGGAACCATGGTATCTGTGGAAGCAGGTCCTGCAGGTTCGGGGAACAACGGGTTTAGAAGTCGCAACTACTACGATGAAAGGCTATATGGAAATATAGATATGCCTTTCGGTTCGCCCGAATCTAATCTTCTTGAAGTGCTGAGCGTTTCAATGAAGTAATGTCCGTCTGCGAGGAATTCGTCGATCTCAGCGCAAATTAAAGCCCCGCTGAACGGGGCTTTTTGGTTATACGTAGTAAGACGGGTTATCGAAGAGTTTGAAGAGGCCGCCGGTGTGGATAAATAATACACGCTTTCCGGCAAAACGCTCTTTGGAGATCTCTATCATTCCCCTGAAGGCCTTGGCAGTGTAAACCGGGTCGATGAAGAAGGCGGTCTCTTTGGCCAATTTCTTGATCAGTTCCATATCTTCTTCGGAAGGTACGGCGTACGCCGGTCCCGAGAAGTCGTCCACTATTTCGATGTCTCTGTCCCCTACCGACACGTGGATTTTATATTCCTCCATGCCGCGAATTATTCTCTTTGTCTTTTCGGCAAAGAAGGAGGACGGGTCTTTCGTGACGTTTATCCCTATTATCCTTGTGGCAAATCCGCGCGATTTTATGCCCGCCAGCAGTCCGGCGTAGGTTCCGGCGCTGCCTACCGCTATGAATATGGCCGGTATTTCGTTCAAATCAACCTGGAGGGCCATTTCATTCACCGCGTCGAAGTAACCCCTGGCTCCGAGAGAGTTAGACCCTCCCTCGGGTATTAGATAGACTCTGTGGCCGCGGCTTTCGTACTCTTTTTTCTTTTCGGCGAATATTTCGTCTATCCTCGAGTATTCTTCTTTGGTCACGTAGTAAATATCGCTGCCCACAAGCATATCAAGAAGAAGATTACCCTGCGGAAGTTGGTTGGGTTGTCCTCTGAGAAAGACCACCGGCGTCATTCCAAGTGACCTGGCTGCGACCGCGGTCGCCCTGCAATGGTTGGATTGTATGCCACCGCAGGTGAAAACCGTATCGGCATTTTCCTCTTGAGCGGCTTTGAGAAGATACTCCAGCTTTCTGATTTTGTTGCCGCTGGTCATGAATCCCGTAAGCTCGTCGTGTTTGCAAAGAACCTCGAAAGGAAGGCCCAGCGATCTCTCGACGCTTTCGAGTCTGTCGATAGGCGTTACCCTGTTAATCAGATTCAGTTTCAACTTTTCACCCCCTTAATCTCTTCATCTATATTAGAATCTATTTTGCACAGCTTTTCAATTCTCTCCAGCGTTGTCGGATGCGAGTAGTTAAGCGCGGTGTACAGTGGGTGTGGCCTGAGATTGCTCAGGTTCGATGCCGAAAGTCTTTTGAGCGCGTCGATCATCGGCCCGGCTGTGCACATAATTTCGGCCGCATAGCTATCTGCGGCGAATTCCCACCTGCGGCTTATGTAAGAGCCGAGCCATCCAAAGACCGAGAAGAGCGACATGACGAAAACTCCCGAATACAACAGTGCGGTGAATTCTCTTTCGACCGCAAAGATCGTCTCTATAATCCCCGATCTTACCATGAACCAGAGAAGGAATATCGACAGTCCGGTAGTGGCAGATGATATCACCGTTCCTTTGAGTGTGTGTCTGTACTTGTAGTGACCGGCTTCGTGCGCGAAGATCGCCTCTATTTCGCTCAGGGAGTGTTTCTCTATAAGGGTGTCGTAGAGAACTATTCTCCTGGCTTTGCCGAACCCTGTAAAAAAAGCGTTGGTGTGTCCGGTCCTTTTTGAAGCGTCCATGACGAAGATGGACTTGACCTCGAAACCGGACCTCTTCGATAGATCGAAGATAGCCTGCTTGAGTTGTCCATCTTCAAGGGGTTTCAGCTTCGAGAAGAGAGGGAGAATCAGTACCGGATAGAGCAATCCCGACAGGAGCTGGAAAAGGATTATACCCAATAGGAGGTAGATCCACCAGTAAGCGAGTTTCTCAATGGCCATAAGCGAAAGGGCCAGTAAAGGGACGCCAATCGCGGCGATGAGGAGGATCTCCTTCAAACTGTCGGCTATGAACGTAGCCGGTGCGGTTTTGTTGAATCCGAAGCGTCTTTCCAGCACAAATGTCGAGTAAACGTGGAAGGGAAGCATCGACAGGTATCCGATCAGGGCGAGAATCGCGAAGAAGAGCACACCCTGCCATACGAAACTTCCTGTAAGCGATACCGCGATCCTTTCTATCAGCGGAAAGAGCCAGAAGATACCGGCCGTGACAAATGCGAACTCTACCAGGGTTGAAAAGATCTGTAATTCT
This portion of the Mesotoga infera genome encodes:
- a CDS encoding M48 family metallopeptidase; this encodes MSGFTFLYFIGIYAIMTFEIVLLIMNYRFSTKPPIAVPGVLRDVYTPELVEKSILYTKARGELQIFSTLVEFAFVTAGIFWLFPLIERIAVSLTGSFVWQGVLFFAILALIGYLSMLPFHVYSTFVLERRFGFNKTAPATFIADSLKEILLIAAIGVPLLALSLMAIEKLAYWWIYLLLGIILFQLLSGLLYPVLILPLFSKLKPLEDGQLKQAIFDLSKRSGFEVKSIFVMDASKRTGHTNAFFTGFGKARRIVLYDTLIEKHSLSEIEAIFAHEAGHYKYRHTLKGTVISSATTGLSIFLLWFMVRSGIIETIFAVEREFTALLYSGVFVMSLFSVFGWLGSYISRRWEFAADSYAAEIMCTAGPMIDALKRLSASNLSNLRPHPLYTALNYSHPTTLERIEKLCKIDSNIDEEIKGVKS
- a CDS encoding 1-aminocyclopropane-1-carboxylate deaminase/D-cysteine desulfhydrase, whose translation is MKLNLINRVTPIDRLESVERSLGLPFEVLCKHDELTGFMTSGNKIRKLEYLLKAAQEENADTVFTCGGIQSNHCRATAVAARSLGMTPVVFLRGQPNQLPQGNLLLDMLVGSDIYYVTKEEYSRIDEIFAEKKKEYESRGHRVYLIPEGGSNSLGARGYFDAVNEMALQVDLNEIPAIFIAVGSAGTYAGLLAGIKSRGFATRIIGINVTKDPSSFFAEKTKRIIRGMEEYKIHVSVGDRDIEIVDDFSGPAYAVPSEEDMELIKKLAKETAFFIDPVYTAKAFRGMIEISKERFAGKRVLFIHTGGLFKLFDNPSYYV